A stretch of the Parus major isolate Abel chromosome 15, Parus_major1.1, whole genome shotgun sequence genome encodes the following:
- the MPHOSPH9 gene encoding M-phase phosphoprotein 9 isoform X1, with the protein MEKSNVVNSVQETPSSSADSDVRNTHSSGCNLNSNRSPSSNPNGVSGYSGNTRSSLKPGSVELLASFMQDIQNIGHADSEIVRNCEARWLQLLRLVEKQCQEQINAQQEQFHHQIQLIQDEIKQLVRFQSSTWSRALPTQLPATFPSLPMGMRSEAFEEQESLVSQLRSSEGESQPEASEVQQECAGSEASMNSGYGSLSTSELSPAQPSGGTDCTTEHTAHGARLQRDADSIPDKRELLANEPEENRSLGRSDVLVFPTGFEHKADEDHQSGKKPSKSLTSWAEKLKQTQPKRVTADEVCVNSMQESERVKRLPLENTNLTDAALPPYTFYLNQPKESPNSIVSEASGLSYWKLDEKEMYHTLPENFRSELPDVFSTKVSPVQLCSADERKLSSLKDMYHKRQRENKQMPDQSFMPSSQPSHPPEILTLDPTLHMKPGQQTQGRCFFNTPEDSTPFSPDSMAEPEFPSHCDTDSFSQTSPSSQLDDSPAHPASSRAVHLDLWRNHPFQSENRASSPFPVAYRDADNDNSVNTEEEETLTLTPSSVTQCADNSLPDYSFSVAAVEDPVVMSKIRQNLREKHARHIADLRAYYDSEIQSLKQQLESSHRTAASEDLKKINQSLADRCDQLDAALNEASARIKALENKNNLLEKQMADWRDRFYAISDNSKVLQERLEEMRTSHKEKDNTISRLKSRLRELEEAFEKAYKLSDNKNTRLQEENKMFQNLLGEYESLGKEHERVKDTLNTTENKLLDANTEISDLKRTILKLEAQLKQVEHENALKLRHISENHLRTSCANKLGTPDVSRRKWLIPGAEYSIFTGQPLENQERPKDNRLEETYIPSRHHSPPEKDSSQEDSSTNTIEKKENEMSEAPIIKAFKELEEGKIFKDWGTQTEKEDAPAKPSARRQTVGFVETSLVTNRSPEKGKDQHRPKRFSSPSGQRSSSLPPANRKSSTPTRREIMLAPVSVTYSPKRSPKENFSPGFSHLLSRNENTVTRFDILLDDLETGATSTLQHNNPRKRLQFHSLEDLEGRQHSGVRHSSCTESVSNGMKKAAAWEERSQRYEAAQSPCEEDFKYSARITTLAETERLFDELTHEKQQIEAALSRIPCSGGRMTLQARLNQEALEDRLERINRDLGLIRMTLKRFHVLRTSANL; encoded by the exons CTGATTCAGGATGAGATAAAGCAGCTGGTGAGGTTtcagagcagcacctggagccGGGCTCTGCCCACCCAGCTCCCGGccacctttccctccctccccatggGGATGCGCTCGGAGGCGTTTGAGGAGCAGGAGAGCCTGGTGAGCCAGCTGAGATCCAGCGAGGGGGAGAGCCAGCCCGAGGCCTCCGAGGTGCAGCAGGAATGTGCGGGCAGCGAGGCCTCGATGAACAGCGGCTACGGCTCCCTCTCCACCTCCGAgctgagccctgcccagcccagcgGGGGCACAGACTGCACCACGGAGCACACTGCCCACGGAGCACGGCTGCAGAGGGATGCAGACAGCATTCCAGATAAAAGAGAACTTTTAGCAAACGAGCCAGAGGAAAATCGTTCATTGGGAAGGAGTGATGTTTTAGTTTTTCCAACTGGCTTTGAACATAAAGCTGATGAAGATCATCaaagtgggaaaaaacccag TAAATCTTTAACATCGTGGGCAGAAAAGTTGaaacaaacccaaccaaaaagAGTAACTGCAGATGAAGTATGTGTGAACTCTATGCAAGAAAGTGAGAGAGTGAAGAGATTACCACTTGAGAAT ACAAACCTTACTGATGCTGCTTTGCCACCATACACTTTTTACCTCAATCAACCCAAGGAAAGTCCAAATTCCATAGTATCAGAAGCTTCAG GACTTTCATACTGGAAGTTAGATGAAAAGGAGATGTATCACACTTTACCAGAGAATTTCAGAAGTGAGTTACCAGATGTTTTCTCCACAAAAGTATCACCAGTTCAG TTGTGTTCTGCTGATGAAAGGAAGTTATCATCACTGAAGGACATGTATCAtaaaagacaaagggaaaacaagcaGATGCCAGACCAGAGTTTTATGCCTTCTTCCCAGCCAAGTCACCCACCAGAG ATCTTGACATTGGACCCAACCCTGCATATGAAACCAGGCCAGCAGACCCAGGGACGCTGTTTTTTCAATACTCCTGAGGACTCTActcccttttctccagactCAATGGCAGAGCCCGAATTTCCAAGTCATTGTGACACAGACTCTTTTTCACAGACAAGTCCCTCATCTCAGTTAGATGATTCTCCAGCacaccctgccagcagcagagctgtgcactTGGACCTGTGGAGAAATCACCCATTCCAGAGTGAAAACAGGGccagctctcccttcccagTGGCATACAGGGATGCTGACAATGATAATTCAGTCAAcactgaggaggaagaaacacTGACTCTAACTCCATCTTCTGTTACTCAGTGTGCTGACAACAGTTTGCCAGATTACAGCTTTTCAGTGGCAGCTGTTGAAGATCCTGTGGTAATGTCaaa GATTAGGCAGAACCTGAGGGAAAAACACGCTCGACACATCGCTGATCTACGAGCTTACTATGACTCTGAGATACAGAGCttaaaacagcagctggagtCAAGCCATAGAACTGCTGCATCTGAGGACCTGAAGAAAATCAATCAAAGCCTTGCTGACAG GTGTGACCAGTTAGATGCAGCTCTGAATGAAGCAAGTGCTCGCATAAAAGCCcttgaaaataagaataatcTGCTAGAAAAGCAAATG GCAGATTGGAGAGACCGTTTCTATGCCATCAGTGACAATTCCAAAGTCCTGCAGGAGCGGCTGGAGGAAATGCGCACAAGCCACAAGGAGAAGGACAACACCATCAGCCGCCTGAAATCGAggctcagggagctggaggaggcttTTGAGAAGGCTTACAAGTTATCTGACAATAAAAACACAAGGCTCCAGGAagagaacaaaatgtttcaaaat cTTTTAGGAGAATACGAGTCCCTTGGAAAAGAACATGAAAGAGTAAAG GATACATTAAAtacaactgaaaacaaattgcTTGATGCAAACACAGAGATTTCTGATTTGAAAAG GacaattttaaaacttgaaGCTCAGCTCAAGCAGGTGGAACATGAAAATGCACTAAAACTTCGCCATATAAGTGAAAACCATTTAAGAACCTCTTGTGCCAA CAAGTTAGGAACTCCTGATGTCAGCAGGCGAAAGTGGTTGATACCAGGAGCTGAATATTCCATCTTTACTGGGCAGCCTTTGGAGAACCAGGAAAGACCCAAAGATAACAGGCTGGAAGAAACCTATATTCCTTCTAG GCACCATTCTCCTCCTGAGAAAGACTCCTCACAGGAAGATTCTTCAACAAACacaatagaaaagaaagaaaatgagatgtcAGAAGCACCAATTATAAAAGCCTTTAAAGAacttgaagaaggaaaaatatttaaagattggggcacacagacagaaaaagaagacGCACCAGCTA aaCCATCAGCTCGACGTCAGACTGTTGGGTTTGTTGAAACTTCTTTGGTTACAAACCGATCtccagagaaagggaaggacCAGCACAGACCCAAACGCTTCAGCTCCCCCTCTGGCCAGAGATCATCATCCCTTCCTCCTGCAAACAGGAAATCCAGCACACCCA CAAGAAGAGAGATAATGTTGGCACCAGTGTCTGTGACATACAGCCCAAAACGATCTCCAAAAGAAAACTTCTCTCCTGGATTTAGCCATTTGCtcagcagaaatgaaaacacagtgaCAAG ATTTGATATACTTCTAGATGACCTGGAAACTGGTGCTACTTCTACTTTACAGCACAATAATCCAAGGAAAAGGCTCCAGTTTCACTCACTAGAGGATCTAGAAG GAAGGCAGCATTCAGGTGTcagacacagctcctgcactgaATCTGTCAGTAATGGAATGAAGAAAGCGGCAGCTTGGGAGGAGAGGAGCCAGAGATACGAGGCAGCACAATCACCTTGTGAGGAAGACTTCAAGTACTCAGCAAGGATTACAACTCTGGCTGAAACAGAGAGGCTTTTTGATGAGCTGACTCACGAAAAGCAACAg ATTGAGGCTGCACTGAGCCGAATCCCTTGTTCTGGTGGAAGAATGACCTTGCAAGCGAGACTAAATCAG GAAGCCCTGGAAGATCGTTTGGAAAGAATTAATAGAGATTTGGGGTTAATACGAATGACTCTGAAAAGATTTCATGTTTTAAGAACCTCTGCGAATCTTTGA
- the MPHOSPH9 gene encoding M-phase phosphoprotein 9 isoform X2: MEKSNVVNSVQETPSSSADSDVRNTHSSGCNLNSNSPSSNPNGVSGYSGNTRSSLKPGSVELLASFMQDIQNIGHADSEIVRNCEARWLQLLRLVEKQCQEQINAQQEQFHHQIQLIQDEIKQLVRFQSSTWSRALPTQLPATFPSLPMGMRSEAFEEQESLVSQLRSSEGESQPEASEVQQECAGSEASMNSGYGSLSTSELSPAQPSGGTDCTTEHTAHGARLQRDADSIPDKRELLANEPEENRSLGRSDVLVFPTGFEHKADEDHQSGKKPSKSLTSWAEKLKQTQPKRVTADEVCVNSMQESERVKRLPLENTNLTDAALPPYTFYLNQPKESPNSIVSEASGLSYWKLDEKEMYHTLPENFRSELPDVFSTKVSPVQLCSADERKLSSLKDMYHKRQRENKQMPDQSFMPSSQPSHPPEILTLDPTLHMKPGQQTQGRCFFNTPEDSTPFSPDSMAEPEFPSHCDTDSFSQTSPSSQLDDSPAHPASSRAVHLDLWRNHPFQSENRASSPFPVAYRDADNDNSVNTEEEETLTLTPSSVTQCADNSLPDYSFSVAAVEDPVVMSKIRQNLREKHARHIADLRAYYDSEIQSLKQQLESSHRTAASEDLKKINQSLADRCDQLDAALNEASARIKALENKNNLLEKQMADWRDRFYAISDNSKVLQERLEEMRTSHKEKDNTISRLKSRLRELEEAFEKAYKLSDNKNTRLQEENKMFQNLLGEYESLGKEHERVKDTLNTTENKLLDANTEISDLKRTILKLEAQLKQVEHENALKLRHISENHLRTSCANKLGTPDVSRRKWLIPGAEYSIFTGQPLENQERPKDNRLEETYIPSRHHSPPEKDSSQEDSSTNTIEKKENEMSEAPIIKAFKELEEGKIFKDWGTQTEKEDAPAKPSARRQTVGFVETSLVTNRSPEKGKDQHRPKRFSSPSGQRSSSLPPANRKSSTPTRREIMLAPVSVTYSPKRSPKENFSPGFSHLLSRNENTVTRFDILLDDLETGATSTLQHNNPRKRLQFHSLEDLEGRQHSGVRHSSCTESVSNGMKKAAAWEERSQRYEAAQSPCEEDFKYSARITTLAETERLFDELTHEKQQIEAALSRIPCSGGRMTLQARLNQEALEDRLERINRDLGLIRMTLKRFHVLRTSANL; the protein is encoded by the exons CTGATTCAGGATGAGATAAAGCAGCTGGTGAGGTTtcagagcagcacctggagccGGGCTCTGCCCACCCAGCTCCCGGccacctttccctccctccccatggGGATGCGCTCGGAGGCGTTTGAGGAGCAGGAGAGCCTGGTGAGCCAGCTGAGATCCAGCGAGGGGGAGAGCCAGCCCGAGGCCTCCGAGGTGCAGCAGGAATGTGCGGGCAGCGAGGCCTCGATGAACAGCGGCTACGGCTCCCTCTCCACCTCCGAgctgagccctgcccagcccagcgGGGGCACAGACTGCACCACGGAGCACACTGCCCACGGAGCACGGCTGCAGAGGGATGCAGACAGCATTCCAGATAAAAGAGAACTTTTAGCAAACGAGCCAGAGGAAAATCGTTCATTGGGAAGGAGTGATGTTTTAGTTTTTCCAACTGGCTTTGAACATAAAGCTGATGAAGATCATCaaagtgggaaaaaacccag TAAATCTTTAACATCGTGGGCAGAAAAGTTGaaacaaacccaaccaaaaagAGTAACTGCAGATGAAGTATGTGTGAACTCTATGCAAGAAAGTGAGAGAGTGAAGAGATTACCACTTGAGAAT ACAAACCTTACTGATGCTGCTTTGCCACCATACACTTTTTACCTCAATCAACCCAAGGAAAGTCCAAATTCCATAGTATCAGAAGCTTCAG GACTTTCATACTGGAAGTTAGATGAAAAGGAGATGTATCACACTTTACCAGAGAATTTCAGAAGTGAGTTACCAGATGTTTTCTCCACAAAAGTATCACCAGTTCAG TTGTGTTCTGCTGATGAAAGGAAGTTATCATCACTGAAGGACATGTATCAtaaaagacaaagggaaaacaagcaGATGCCAGACCAGAGTTTTATGCCTTCTTCCCAGCCAAGTCACCCACCAGAG ATCTTGACATTGGACCCAACCCTGCATATGAAACCAGGCCAGCAGACCCAGGGACGCTGTTTTTTCAATACTCCTGAGGACTCTActcccttttctccagactCAATGGCAGAGCCCGAATTTCCAAGTCATTGTGACACAGACTCTTTTTCACAGACAAGTCCCTCATCTCAGTTAGATGATTCTCCAGCacaccctgccagcagcagagctgtgcactTGGACCTGTGGAGAAATCACCCATTCCAGAGTGAAAACAGGGccagctctcccttcccagTGGCATACAGGGATGCTGACAATGATAATTCAGTCAAcactgaggaggaagaaacacTGACTCTAACTCCATCTTCTGTTACTCAGTGTGCTGACAACAGTTTGCCAGATTACAGCTTTTCAGTGGCAGCTGTTGAAGATCCTGTGGTAATGTCaaa GATTAGGCAGAACCTGAGGGAAAAACACGCTCGACACATCGCTGATCTACGAGCTTACTATGACTCTGAGATACAGAGCttaaaacagcagctggagtCAAGCCATAGAACTGCTGCATCTGAGGACCTGAAGAAAATCAATCAAAGCCTTGCTGACAG GTGTGACCAGTTAGATGCAGCTCTGAATGAAGCAAGTGCTCGCATAAAAGCCcttgaaaataagaataatcTGCTAGAAAAGCAAATG GCAGATTGGAGAGACCGTTTCTATGCCATCAGTGACAATTCCAAAGTCCTGCAGGAGCGGCTGGAGGAAATGCGCACAAGCCACAAGGAGAAGGACAACACCATCAGCCGCCTGAAATCGAggctcagggagctggaggaggcttTTGAGAAGGCTTACAAGTTATCTGACAATAAAAACACAAGGCTCCAGGAagagaacaaaatgtttcaaaat cTTTTAGGAGAATACGAGTCCCTTGGAAAAGAACATGAAAGAGTAAAG GATACATTAAAtacaactgaaaacaaattgcTTGATGCAAACACAGAGATTTCTGATTTGAAAAG GacaattttaaaacttgaaGCTCAGCTCAAGCAGGTGGAACATGAAAATGCACTAAAACTTCGCCATATAAGTGAAAACCATTTAAGAACCTCTTGTGCCAA CAAGTTAGGAACTCCTGATGTCAGCAGGCGAAAGTGGTTGATACCAGGAGCTGAATATTCCATCTTTACTGGGCAGCCTTTGGAGAACCAGGAAAGACCCAAAGATAACAGGCTGGAAGAAACCTATATTCCTTCTAG GCACCATTCTCCTCCTGAGAAAGACTCCTCACAGGAAGATTCTTCAACAAACacaatagaaaagaaagaaaatgagatgtcAGAAGCACCAATTATAAAAGCCTTTAAAGAacttgaagaaggaaaaatatttaaagattggggcacacagacagaaaaagaagacGCACCAGCTA aaCCATCAGCTCGACGTCAGACTGTTGGGTTTGTTGAAACTTCTTTGGTTACAAACCGATCtccagagaaagggaaggacCAGCACAGACCCAAACGCTTCAGCTCCCCCTCTGGCCAGAGATCATCATCCCTTCCTCCTGCAAACAGGAAATCCAGCACACCCA CAAGAAGAGAGATAATGTTGGCACCAGTGTCTGTGACATACAGCCCAAAACGATCTCCAAAAGAAAACTTCTCTCCTGGATTTAGCCATTTGCtcagcagaaatgaaaacacagtgaCAAG ATTTGATATACTTCTAGATGACCTGGAAACTGGTGCTACTTCTACTTTACAGCACAATAATCCAAGGAAAAGGCTCCAGTTTCACTCACTAGAGGATCTAGAAG GAAGGCAGCATTCAGGTGTcagacacagctcctgcactgaATCTGTCAGTAATGGAATGAAGAAAGCGGCAGCTTGGGAGGAGAGGAGCCAGAGATACGAGGCAGCACAATCACCTTGTGAGGAAGACTTCAAGTACTCAGCAAGGATTACAACTCTGGCTGAAACAGAGAGGCTTTTTGATGAGCTGACTCACGAAAAGCAACAg ATTGAGGCTGCACTGAGCCGAATCCCTTGTTCTGGTGGAAGAATGACCTTGCAAGCGAGACTAAATCAG GAAGCCCTGGAAGATCGTTTGGAAAGAATTAATAGAGATTTGGGGTTAATACGAATGACTCTGAAAAGATTTCATGTTTTAAGAACCTCTGCGAATCTTTGA
- the MPHOSPH9 gene encoding M-phase phosphoprotein 9 isoform X6 — protein MGMRSEAFEEQESLVSQLRSSEGESQPEASEVQQECAGSEASMNSGYGSLSTSELSPAQPSGGTDCTTEHTAHGARLQRDADSIPDKRELLANEPEENRSLGRSDVLVFPTGFEHKADEDHQSGKKPSKSLTSWAEKLKQTQPKRVTADEVCVNSMQESERVKRLPLENTNLTDAALPPYTFYLNQPKESPNSIVSEASGLSYWKLDEKEMYHTLPENFRSELPDVFSTKVSPVQLCSADERKLSSLKDMYHKRQRENKQMPDQSFMPSSQPSHPPEILTLDPTLHMKPGQQTQGRCFFNTPEDSTPFSPDSMAEPEFPSHCDTDSFSQTSPSSQLDDSPAHPASSRAVHLDLWRNHPFQSENRASSPFPVAYRDADNDNSVNTEEEETLTLTPSSVTQCADNSLPDYSFSVAAVEDPVVMSKIRQNLREKHARHIADLRAYYDSEIQSLKQQLESSHRTAASEDLKKINQSLADRCDQLDAALNEASARIKALENKNNLLEKQMADWRDRFYAISDNSKVLQERLEEMRTSHKEKDNTISRLKSRLRELEEAFEKAYKLSDNKNTRLQEENKMFQNLLGEYESLGKEHERVKDTLNTTENKLLDANTEISDLKRTILKLEAQLKQVEHENALKLRHISENHLRTSCANKLGTPDVSRRKWLIPGAEYSIFTGQPLENQERPKDNRLEETYIPSRHHSPPEKDSSQEDSSTNTIEKKENEMSEAPIIKAFKELEEGKIFKDWGTQTEKEDAPAKPSARRQTVGFVETSLVTNRSPEKGKDQHRPKRFSSPSGQRSSSLPPANRKSSTPTRREIMLAPVSVTYSPKRSPKENFSPGFSHLLSRNENTVTRFDILLDDLETGATSTLQHNNPRKRLQFHSLEDLEGRQHSGVRHSSCTESVSNGMKKAAAWEERSQRYEAAQSPCEEDFKYSARITTLAETERLFDELTHEKQQIEAALSRIPCSGGRMTLQARLNQEALEDRLERINRDLGLIRMTLKRFHVLRTSANL, from the exons atggGGATGCGCTCGGAGGCGTTTGAGGAGCAGGAGAGCCTGGTGAGCCAGCTGAGATCCAGCGAGGGGGAGAGCCAGCCCGAGGCCTCCGAGGTGCAGCAGGAATGTGCGGGCAGCGAGGCCTCGATGAACAGCGGCTACGGCTCCCTCTCCACCTCCGAgctgagccctgcccagcccagcgGGGGCACAGACTGCACCACGGAGCACACTGCCCACGGAGCACGGCTGCAGAGGGATGCAGACAGCATTCCAGATAAAAGAGAACTTTTAGCAAACGAGCCAGAGGAAAATCGTTCATTGGGAAGGAGTGATGTTTTAGTTTTTCCAACTGGCTTTGAACATAAAGCTGATGAAGATCATCaaagtgggaaaaaacccag TAAATCTTTAACATCGTGGGCAGAAAAGTTGaaacaaacccaaccaaaaagAGTAACTGCAGATGAAGTATGTGTGAACTCTATGCAAGAAAGTGAGAGAGTGAAGAGATTACCACTTGAGAAT ACAAACCTTACTGATGCTGCTTTGCCACCATACACTTTTTACCTCAATCAACCCAAGGAAAGTCCAAATTCCATAGTATCAGAAGCTTCAG GACTTTCATACTGGAAGTTAGATGAAAAGGAGATGTATCACACTTTACCAGAGAATTTCAGAAGTGAGTTACCAGATGTTTTCTCCACAAAAGTATCACCAGTTCAG TTGTGTTCTGCTGATGAAAGGAAGTTATCATCACTGAAGGACATGTATCAtaaaagacaaagggaaaacaagcaGATGCCAGACCAGAGTTTTATGCCTTCTTCCCAGCCAAGTCACCCACCAGAG ATCTTGACATTGGACCCAACCCTGCATATGAAACCAGGCCAGCAGACCCAGGGACGCTGTTTTTTCAATACTCCTGAGGACTCTActcccttttctccagactCAATGGCAGAGCCCGAATTTCCAAGTCATTGTGACACAGACTCTTTTTCACAGACAAGTCCCTCATCTCAGTTAGATGATTCTCCAGCacaccctgccagcagcagagctgtgcactTGGACCTGTGGAGAAATCACCCATTCCAGAGTGAAAACAGGGccagctctcccttcccagTGGCATACAGGGATGCTGACAATGATAATTCAGTCAAcactgaggaggaagaaacacTGACTCTAACTCCATCTTCTGTTACTCAGTGTGCTGACAACAGTTTGCCAGATTACAGCTTTTCAGTGGCAGCTGTTGAAGATCCTGTGGTAATGTCaaa GATTAGGCAGAACCTGAGGGAAAAACACGCTCGACACATCGCTGATCTACGAGCTTACTATGACTCTGAGATACAGAGCttaaaacagcagctggagtCAAGCCATAGAACTGCTGCATCTGAGGACCTGAAGAAAATCAATCAAAGCCTTGCTGACAG GTGTGACCAGTTAGATGCAGCTCTGAATGAAGCAAGTGCTCGCATAAAAGCCcttgaaaataagaataatcTGCTAGAAAAGCAAATG GCAGATTGGAGAGACCGTTTCTATGCCATCAGTGACAATTCCAAAGTCCTGCAGGAGCGGCTGGAGGAAATGCGCACAAGCCACAAGGAGAAGGACAACACCATCAGCCGCCTGAAATCGAggctcagggagctggaggaggcttTTGAGAAGGCTTACAAGTTATCTGACAATAAAAACACAAGGCTCCAGGAagagaacaaaatgtttcaaaat cTTTTAGGAGAATACGAGTCCCTTGGAAAAGAACATGAAAGAGTAAAG GATACATTAAAtacaactgaaaacaaattgcTTGATGCAAACACAGAGATTTCTGATTTGAAAAG GacaattttaaaacttgaaGCTCAGCTCAAGCAGGTGGAACATGAAAATGCACTAAAACTTCGCCATATAAGTGAAAACCATTTAAGAACCTCTTGTGCCAA CAAGTTAGGAACTCCTGATGTCAGCAGGCGAAAGTGGTTGATACCAGGAGCTGAATATTCCATCTTTACTGGGCAGCCTTTGGAGAACCAGGAAAGACCCAAAGATAACAGGCTGGAAGAAACCTATATTCCTTCTAG GCACCATTCTCCTCCTGAGAAAGACTCCTCACAGGAAGATTCTTCAACAAACacaatagaaaagaaagaaaatgagatgtcAGAAGCACCAATTATAAAAGCCTTTAAAGAacttgaagaaggaaaaatatttaaagattggggcacacagacagaaaaagaagacGCACCAGCTA aaCCATCAGCTCGACGTCAGACTGTTGGGTTTGTTGAAACTTCTTTGGTTACAAACCGATCtccagagaaagggaaggacCAGCACAGACCCAAACGCTTCAGCTCCCCCTCTGGCCAGAGATCATCATCCCTTCCTCCTGCAAACAGGAAATCCAGCACACCCA CAAGAAGAGAGATAATGTTGGCACCAGTGTCTGTGACATACAGCCCAAAACGATCTCCAAAAGAAAACTTCTCTCCTGGATTTAGCCATTTGCtcagcagaaatgaaaacacagtgaCAAG ATTTGATATACTTCTAGATGACCTGGAAACTGGTGCTACTTCTACTTTACAGCACAATAATCCAAGGAAAAGGCTCCAGTTTCACTCACTAGAGGATCTAGAAG GAAGGCAGCATTCAGGTGTcagacacagctcctgcactgaATCTGTCAGTAATGGAATGAAGAAAGCGGCAGCTTGGGAGGAGAGGAGCCAGAGATACGAGGCAGCACAATCACCTTGTGAGGAAGACTTCAAGTACTCAGCAAGGATTACAACTCTGGCTGAAACAGAGAGGCTTTTTGATGAGCTGACTCACGAAAAGCAACAg ATTGAGGCTGCACTGAGCCGAATCCCTTGTTCTGGTGGAAGAATGACCTTGCAAGCGAGACTAAATCAG GAAGCCCTGGAAGATCGTTTGGAAAGAATTAATAGAGATTTGGGGTTAATACGAATGACTCTGAAAAGATTTCATGTTTTAAGAACCTCTGCGAATCTTTGA